TGTCTGTGGTAGTCTTAATTGTGATGGAGATAATTTTTATGGAGACACGTGCGAAGAAATAGGTATACACGAACATGTAAACATCACGAGCAGTCACCTTGATGTTGCATATTAACTCTTGTTAAGATGACCAAGAAATTACTTTGAAAAGAGCCATTTCCTCCAAAGTTTAGGATAAATTCATTTCAGATCATCTGAATTGTTTTTAATCGTCCATATTAATGTACATGTAGTACCTGAGGTAatgtacaaataaataaaattttgaaatattgttTTAAAGTCACATTTGGAATTGATTCTTATAGATAAATTAATGTttcaaaatgtatttaattctcttttaaagttaaaatttctgaattttttaaaaaattctagtgtttttttgttttttgttttgtgtgggGAGAGAGGGGAGAGATCGATTTGTGTAATAtagatttgttattttttttgttacaatttaGAATTGATTTAAAAACCCATAATTTCATCCAATAATTTGTTTgctaaaaaaatgacaatgcCAAGTCAGTTAATTAgcccaattaaattaattgatcaaATCAATTAACCAAGTCAATTAATTAATCCACTTCAATTCAAAATACAGCAATATTTTTCAAGTGTTACTTAAACCCACACATTCTATTCAAAACTCCCAAGTAAACAAACAACATTTGacaccaaaaaaaagaaaaagagaaaaaaaaaaaaaaactctaccgTTGGttctgaaaaacaaaaaaagcacGTGAAATGTGTTGAGTAGTTGAGATTGATACCTCAGTGTTGTTGTACCAGGTTGGGTCCTACAGTATATCTCCAGTGTTTGGAATCTCCACTATCCAAATCCCTATCCTGGAATTAGCAAACCGTTGACTCTTGACTCTCTTCCCTTCCATCTCCACCAAATTCAGATTCAGATCCACTCCActgcactcactcactcactcccATTCCCAATTTCTCCATGAAACCCTAATCCCAACAATGGTCGTCACCACCACCAAATCCTCTCCAATGGCGCAAGATCTCAAAACCTCCATGAGCTCCTTCACTCTCCCCAAAACCCTAAAGCTCAAAACGAAGCAACAAGAGCTTCTGATCCGCGTCGCCACGCTCTCCCTCAtctacgtcctcgccttcatcaCGCGCCTCTTCAGCGTTCTCCGCTACGAGTCCATGATCCACGAGTTCGACCCCTACTTCAACTACCGCACCACGCTCTTCCTCACACGCAACGGCTTCGCCGAGTTCTGGAACTGGTTCGACTCGGAGTCATGGTACCCGCTCGGCCGCATTATCGGCGGCACCCTCTACCCCGGCCTCATGCTCACCGCCGCCGCCATCCACTCCCTCCTCCGCTTCCTCCGCCTCTTCGTCCACATCCGCGAGGTCTGCGTCCTCACCGCGCCCTTCTTCGCCTCCAACACCACCCTCGTCGCTTACTTCTTCGCGAAAGAGGTCTGGGACTCCGGCGCCGGCATCGTCGCCGCCGCGCTCATCGCGATCTGCCCCGGCTACATCTCCCGCTCCGTCGCCGGATCCTACGACAACGAGGGCGTCGCGATCTTCGCGCTGCTGCTGACTTTTTACCTCTTTGTGAAGGCGGTGAACACTGGGTCATTGGCGTGGGCCCTGGGCTCGGCGTTCGGGTACTTCTACATGGTGTCGGCGTGGGGGGGTTATGTGTTTATAATCAACTTGGTGCCGCTTTATGTGCTGGTGCTGCTTGTGACGGGAAGGTACTCGCTGAGGCTGTATGTGGCGTATAACTGCATGTATGTGTTGGGGATGCTGCTCGCCATGCAGATTAGGTTTGTGGGGTTCCAGCATGTACAGTCCGGGGAGCACATGGCGGCTATGGGCGTTTTTTTCTTGCTTCAGGTTGATTTTGGTTTCATTTTATGTGTGTAGGATTTTAGTGAGGATGAAACTTAGATGCAGTTCTTTAGGTAGTTTTGACGAGGTTTTAAGGAATGGTTTGTGGCCGCAAATTTGGTCGCAGCGTCAAGGGTTTTGGGATTTCTGTGCTGCAATTCACAGTCTGCAGCTGCAGCCTACTATTTGTCCCAACATCAAGGTTTTTGGGATTTATGCACtgccaaggttttaaattgcactTGTAGTTGCAGTCACAGTTTCATCGTGATTCTCGATGTTGCATGAAATTTCGGACAAATGTGTGTTGGATTTTATCTGGGGCAAAAGTTAGTTGCAGTTTTTTATGTAgttttgatgaagttttagaaAACTGTTTGTAACTGATTTCGGTTGCGACATCAAGGCTTTTGGGGGTTTCTGCACTGTAATTGACAGCTTGCTGCTGCGGTTTTGGCTGCAACTTTTTTGGCAATTGTGTGCTGCAATTAACTGTCCATTGCAGCTACAATGTCAAGGCTTTTGGGATCTCCACGACCACAATTGTTGACACATTTGAGTTCAGATGCAACTTCAGGGTATTTGGGATTAGTGTGCCACAGTTGACAGTCTGTCTCCTATTTTGGTAAACAATATCAAGGTTTTGGGGATCTCTGCAACCACATTTGTATGCAATATCGAGGATTACGACAGAATCACAATCACAATTATGGTTACATTTGCCTGCAATATGATTACGAGGGAATCTCGTCtgtaatttaaaactttttttcttcaatcaaaACTAGTATTTCACTTTGGTAAttcacataataaatatttgcatTGAAGGTCAATAATATTACTAAGGTGAAACTTCAATTCTGATTGGACAACAAGAGTGAAAACACGAGGAACTGCAGTTAAATTTTGTCCTTTTATGGGAGGTGTTTTTCTGATTAGGGTCTAACTTGGGTTGTTTCCACAGGTGTTTTTCTTCTTGGATTGGGTGAGGCATTTGCTTAGTGACACCAAGTTGTTTCAGGCATTTCTGAGGATCACTGTGACTAGTGCGGTTGCTGTTGGTGCTGTTGCTTTGGGAGTGGGCACAGCGTCTGGTTATATATCTCCATGGACTGGGAGGTTTTACTCCTTGCTTGATCCAACATATGCTAAGGATCACATTCCAATTATTGCATCTGTCTCTGAGCATCAGCCAACTGCTTGGTCGTCCTTCATGTTTGATTTCCACATCTTGCTGTTCCTTTTCCCTGCTGGCCTCTATTTTTGCTTCAAGCGTTTGTCTGATGCCACAATCTTTTTAGTAATGTATGGTCTTACAAGCATGTATTTTGCTGGGGTTATGGTTCGGTTGATTCTTGTGGCTACCCCTGCTGTGTGCCTCATTAGTGCTATAGCGGTTTCTGCCACTGTGAAGAATTTGGCTCGGGTAGTGAGGGCCAAAAGCCCAGCTGTTCAAAGTGGATCTACTAAAGGAACTAACTCTGCAAAAAGCTCTTCCAAGGTTAGATTCTTTTAAGTAGCTTGTTGAGCAAAAGGCTTCTTCAGATGATTTGCGTTCTATTGTGTtcaatttttctctccttttttttaatcacatgCTAATCTAGTAAATGGTGTGCCTATCCTTCAGTTTTGTCAACTTGATccatttcattaattataagaaagatGAATCAGTTGTTGCTTggtatttttaaacaaaataattactcAAATGTGTAATGTGCACCTAACAGCAGGTATGATAATTGCTGTGTTCTTTCACAACATTTATATGTCATAGTTTTTAACTTCATCAGTTCATCTTTTTTCCAGCTAGAATCTTAAATATTGTATTAGAATGGTGTTTTTGTGTCTTAAATGTTATTGTGGTGAATGTTGATGTGACAATTTAATAATAGGTGTATGATTACTGATCTGATGCAGGGTGTAGTTGACAACTCCCAGCCTTTCCAAAAGAATGGTGCTATTGTGTTACTCCTTGGTGCTTTCTATTTGCTCAGTAGATATGTCATTCACTGCACTTGGGTCACATCAGAGGCTTACTCATCTCCCTCAATTGTCTTGGCTGCGAGGGGTGCCCATGGCAACAGGGTCATCTTTGATGATTATCGTGAAGCTTACTTTTGGCTTCGCCAGAACACTCCACCAGATGCGAAGGTGATGTCATGGTGGGATTATGGTTATCAAATCACTGCCATGGGAAACAGAACAGTTATTGTTGACAATAACACCTGGAATAACACACACATAGCCACTGTTGGGCGAGCAATGTCATCCTATGAGGATGAGGCTTATGAGATAATGAGATCACTTGATGTTGACTATGTATTAGTCGTGTTTGGTGGTGTTACTGGTTATTCTTCTGATGATATTAACAAGTAAGGCCATATGAAGTAATGTTTTACTTTTACACATCCACATTTGCCCAATGCATGTGCacatttctttttgaaaaatgttaaatagACAATCCTTGCATTCGGAGCTTTGCACAAAACTTGTAAATATGGTTTCATTAGAATTGTTGAGCATATAGATGTTTTAAGTGTTGTCACCCAAAGCTCAAGCCACTTATATTTTGTAGGTAGCATCactctttctctatttttgagGCCAATCATTCTCATCTTCAGTAGTTGGTGTATTATTTTCAAGTGTGCCCCctcattctttattttgtttcttacctGTAGTGTATAGTGTGTATACTATTACTAGCcttcatatttttgaaaaaataaaaaaatttagacatTCCATCAGCGAGTTGGTGCAGATTGACAGGCCATTTCGATGAAAACATGAACTATGAAAACTTGgttcatatatttatttctcATGGCTTTGTATGTAGATTTACTGTTTTGgcatgaaaaaatatttctaggTTTCTAATGACTGACTTTTTggattgatttggataatatgtTGTTAGATTTTTCTGCTGCAAAATTTTATTCGTTTATAAAGACACAAGTATACATTTAATGTTCATTGATCATGTCCTGCATATAAAcatttcagtttttc
The Glycine max cultivar Williams 82 chromosome 16, Glycine_max_v4.0, whole genome shotgun sequence genome window above contains:
- the LOC100816018 gene encoding dolichyl-diphosphooligosaccharide--protein glycosyltransferase subunit STT3B; translated protein: MVVTTTKSSPMAQDLKTSMSSFTLPKTLKLKTKQQELLIRVATLSLIYVLAFITRLFSVLRYESMIHEFDPYFNYRTTLFLTRNGFAEFWNWFDSESWYPLGRIIGGTLYPGLMLTAAAIHSLLRFLRLFVHIREVCVLTAPFFASNTTLVAYFFAKEVWDSGAGIVAAALIAICPGYISRSVAGSYDNEGVAIFALLLTFYLFVKAVNTGSLAWALGSAFGYFYMVSAWGGYVFIINLVPLYVLVLLVTGRYSLRLYVAYNCMYVLGMLLAMQIRFVGFQHVQSGEHMAAMGVFFLLQVFFFLDWVRHLLSDTKLFQAFLRITVTSAVAVGAVALGVGTASGYISPWTGRFYSLLDPTYAKDHIPIIASVSEHQPTAWSSFMFDFHILLFLFPAGLYFCFKRLSDATIFLVMYGLTSMYFAGVMVRLILVATPAVCLISAIAVSATVKNLARVVRAKSPAVQSGSTKGTNSAKSSSKGVVDNSQPFQKNGAIVLLLGAFYLLSRYVIHCTWVTSEAYSSPSIVLAARGAHGNRVIFDDYREAYFWLRQNTPPDAKVMSWWDYGYQITAMGNRTVIVDNNTWNNTHIATVGRAMSSYEDEAYEIMRSLDVDYVLVVFGGVTGYSSDDINKFLWMVRIGGGVFPVIKEPDYLVNGEYRVDKGAAPKMLNCLMYKLSYYRFGELTTEYGKPPGYDRARGVEIGNKDIKLEYLEEAFTTQNWIVRIYKVKPPKNRW